From the genome of Schistosoma mansoni, WGS project CABG00000000 data, supercontig 0080, strain Puerto Rico, whole genome shotgun sequence, one region includes:
- a CDS encoding hcnp homolog, putative has product MYNYFYGCISALHLLYARLEEQHGLARRAIRIYERATEAVLPEERFEMFNIYIQRIADLHGVTHTRSAYEQAIERLPEEHSRKMCLRFADLERKLGEIDRARAVYAYCAQMCDPRTETQFWQIWKEFEVTHGNEDTLREMLRIRRSVQATYNTRVSFVASQLQLNEENPTTNDEMQKLDKSQTEINVTTKSSLAGGRPMVQFQSAGIRQLGLINEKDDKQQKASTNIEEIDINVDDEGEEEEEAGDDSMEEQEIKETVNEDNTDYTISSKRRRKAHPDDIDIENQPVPLAVFGSLKKTDDDDDDSDN; this is encoded by the exons atgtataattatttctatGGATGTATTTCAGCGTTACATTTATTGTATGCTCGACTTGAAGAACAACATGGACTTGCGCGTCGTGCTATTCGTATATATGAACGAGCTACAGAAGCTGTTCTTCCAGAAGAAAGATTTGAA ATGTTCAATATCTATATTCAACGTATTGCCGATCTTCATGGTGTTACGCATACACGTTCAGCTTATGAACAAGCAATAGAACGTTTACCTGAAGAACATTCGCGTAAAATGTGTTTAAGGTTTGCTGATCTTGAAAGAAAATTAGGTGAAATTGATCGAGCACGAGCTGTTTATGCCTATTGTGCACAAATGTGTGATCCTCGA ACCGAAACACAATTTTGGCAAATATGGAAAGAATTTGAAGTAACCCATGGTAATGAAGATACTCTACGTGAAATGTTACGAATTCGACGTAGTGTTCAAGCAACTTATAATACACGTGTTAGTTTTGTTGCAAGTCAACTACAATTGAATGAAGAAAATCCAACAACAAATG ACGAAATGCAAAAATTAGATAAATCTCAAACAGAAATCAATGTCACTACTAAGAGTAGTTTAGCTGGTGGTCGTCCTATGGTACAATTTCAATCAGCTGGTATAAGACAATTAGGATTAATTAATGAAAAAgatgataaacaacaaaaaGCCAGTACTAATATTGAAGAGATTGATatcaatgttgatgatgaaggagaagaagaagaagaggccGGTGATGATTCAATGGAAGAACaagaaataaaagaaactgTAAATGAAGATAATACTGACTATACAATATCTAGTAAACGCCGAAGAAAAGCTCATCCAGACG ATATTGATATTGAAAACCAACCTGTCCCATTGGCGGTATTTGGTAGTTTAAAGAAaaccgatgatgatgatgatgacagtgATAATTAA